In Chryseobacterium salivictor, the DNA window GCATAGTGCGTTACAATACCTTACACCACGGGATTTTTTATTGAAATATGGAAAACTCAATCAAAATAGCGCAAATGAGTTTCCCACATTCCAACAAAATTTCAACAACGACAACAATAAAATATTATCAAAAAACTCTACTTTTGAGTGTGCCTAAACAAGGGAAGATTACACTACGATGATGTAAGAAAGAACCAAATAGAAAATCAGCATTTTTACGAAAAAAACATTTCGCTCTGAAAAACATATCGTAATATTGCAATAGAATAATACAGCAAAGAATTATGGGGCTTACAAAAACAGAACATTTTACCGACGAACAGAATGAAATGGCGGTACTGTTAAAGGCGATGGCGCACCCCGCCAGAATTGCGATTATCGATTACCTGCTTTCCACCGATACCTGCATCTGCAATGATATTGTGGACGTACTTCCATTGGCGCAGGCCACCGTATCGCAACATTTAAAGGAACTGAAAAATGCCGGAATCATTCAGGGAACCATCGAGGGAGCCTCAATAAAATATTGCATCAACAAAGAAACCATCCATCAATTCCAAACCTTTATCGACCATATTTTTCACAAAATCGAAAAACAGGAAAGCGGCTGCTGTTAAACTTTAACCTCATTAAAATCAACCAAATATGAAACTTTCAGAAATTAAAAACATCCTCACCAATCTTCAGGAACTTCACTTTGTTCTTGAAAACGGTGAGCAGGTCCCCCAATATTTTCACGTCACCGAAGTCGGCCAGATCAACAAAAAATTTATCGACTGTGGCGGGGTGATGCGCGACGAAAAAGCCATCAACTTCCAGCTGTGGTTTTCCACAGACAATGACCACCGGCTGGAAGCGGAAAAACTAAAAAAAATCATCGCTCTTTCCGAAGAAAAACTGGGTCTTGAAGATGCAGAAATTGAAGTGGAATACCAACAGGCTACCATCGGTAAATTTGGGCTGGATTTCAACGGAAGCGAATTTGTGCTTACTGCAAAAACCACCGCGTGCCTTGCAGAGGATGCCTGTGGAATTCCGCAGGGAAAACCGAAACTTAAAATGGCTGATCTTCAGGGCAGCACCTGCGCTCCGGGATCCGGCTGCTGCTAAAAAAGAAAACGGAATCATTCAATTCTTCTTTAATCAAAACACCATAACAGCATGTTCAAAAACGTAATGGAAAGCATTGAGGTCATTGCCATGATGACGATATCAGATAAAAGAATGGAAATCTTGAAGCCGCTGGCGGAATTCATCCAGAAAAAGGCAGACGCCGGTGAAAGAATCAACCTCAACTTTATCTGCACTCATAATTCGCGCAGAAGCCACCTTTCCCAGATTTGGGCGCAGGTGATGGCAGAACATTTCGGTATCAAAAATGTGTACTGTTACTCCGGCGGAACCGAAGCCACGGCAATGTTTCCTAAAGTGGCAGAAACACTGGAATGGCAGGGACTGCAGATTCAGAAACTTTCAGAAACAGAAAATCCGGTGTATGCTGTAAAATATGCGGAAAATGCGCATCCGGTCATCTGTTTTTCCAAGAAATATGATGATGCCTTCAATCCGGTTTCAGGCTTTGCCGCCATCATGACCTGTTCTAATGCTGATGCGGGCTGTCCTTTCATAGCGGGAGCTGAGAAGCGAATTCCCGTACAGTTTGAAGATCCCAAATCCAGCGACGGTACGCATGAAATGGACCGCACTTACTTCAACCGCAGTCTGGAAATCGCAGCGGAAATGCATTATGTGATGAGCCGGATTAAATGATCAGACCAGGTTCTAATGAACTGGAAAATCCGCACGCCGTATATGGCACTTCAGGATATCTCACATTCGAAAGTGCTGCTGATCTCATTGCCTGAAACCACCCCCATGCAGGAAGCTGCTTCGCTGCAGCAAGATTTGAAAAGAGCCGGCATCAGTCCCTATGCGTGGATGATCAACCAAAGTTTATCCATGGTTCCGGGAATCACCGATCCATTGCTGAAAAGCCGTGCCCACGCAGAGGAAGAAATCATCAGTAACATTAAGGAAAATCTAACTGAAAGAATTTTCGGCATTCCATATATGCCTGTCAAAGATTTACTTCCGGAATTATTGGAAAATGTAAAAACAAACTCCTCTCTTAAAAAATAAACAATGTCAGCAAACAACTGTGCACCCCATGAAAGAAAAGAGCTTTCCTTCCTGGATAAAAATCTTACGCTCTGGATCTTC includes these proteins:
- a CDS encoding ArsR/SmtB family transcription factor: MGLTKTEHFTDEQNEMAVLLKAMAHPARIAIIDYLLSTDTCICNDIVDVLPLAQATVSQHLKELKNAGIIQGTIEGASIKYCINKETIHQFQTFIDHIFHKIEKQESGCC
- a CDS encoding DUF6428 family protein — its product is MKLSEIKNILTNLQELHFVLENGEQVPQYFHVTEVGQINKKFIDCGGVMRDEKAINFQLWFSTDNDHRLEAEKLKKIIALSEEKLGLEDAEIEVEYQQATIGKFGLDFNGSEFVLTAKTTACLAEDACGIPQGKPKLKMADLQGSTCAPGSGCC
- a CDS encoding arsenate-mycothiol transferase ArsC produces the protein MFKNVMESIEVIAMMTISDKRMEILKPLAEFIQKKADAGERINLNFICTHNSRRSHLSQIWAQVMAEHFGIKNVYCYSGGTEATAMFPKVAETLEWQGLQIQKLSETENPVYAVKYAENAHPVICFSKKYDDAFNPVSGFAAIMTCSNADAGCPFIAGAEKRIPVQFEDPKSSDGTHEMDRTYFNRSLEIAAEMHYVMSRIK